The following coding sequences lie in one Rutidosis leptorrhynchoides isolate AG116_Rl617_1_P2 chromosome 4, CSIRO_AGI_Rlap_v1, whole genome shotgun sequence genomic window:
- the LOC139842959 gene encoding small polypeptide DEVIL 22-like, protein MAFELANGHSKRKGNSITRKCASLVKKQRARLYIVRRCATMLLCWYIQGDE, encoded by the coding sequence ATGGCATTTGAACTTGCTAATGGCCATTCAAAGAGAAAGGGTAACAGCATAACAAGAAAGTGCGCTTCTTTGGTCAAAAAACAGCGTGCACGTCTTTATATTGTTCGTCGTTGTGCTACCATGCTTCTATGCTGGTACATCCAAGGGGATGAATAG